In Trichoderma asperellum chromosome 1, complete sequence, a single window of DNA contains:
- a CDS encoding uncharacterized protein (EggNog:ENOG41) — protein MVSTVFFVIACLSVWLLNLVSLDVRTTIILIAIHILSRQAAAIRLRNKTGTTLYPTMDEESSPPTLPFQSSVASSSSGSVPSQTTYTTAGTIYNPSSSQRLQPPARRGRLLKATSDFDNLKFPNSPLPRHQPDALHRVYMSGNLAQTQAPPDRQISYEPLQQNYDRAVSPVGTQDQASRMSSSISVQSSAPMFDLKGKGIAADASSSDDEDGIITSALMNMTVKSLQNLASYPNPNQKSAQKALLRGTKPRGNSTLSVPSRLDTPSTYRNTSPIGGSVPLGEYLPPHMRSRLHAFSDPAVFRFPKSRKSARVTISETAANSDYNNTIASSSRLSTPSIHSDNSDLHLSTSMSLAASAGAPKPLTAGPPGQRQYRPSTFESTFKALSTMPTDSQGIFAQAREDDNHLSLDSLYKFTETPMTTQDYIAQDEEFIPYFRSSTTEAFGAMPTPIQNEFDNVTEDSVLPRETLQYYPGYSDFEDSPDADELQYPRVPSKWTYQANGNGDGEELYYSNAQREAYFNSIDPYTPQAIFDIWSNYYNRELREPTAPMFPQCMGHPACLTEAEIRERTRQTHIKWYAATGLLGDAYPLPKPIVEPTYPPRPKNIYGAVGDGRPSKGSSASGESDEAFVENMQLQSSKDQVKSELALLDTVLGRANLNPRRGNRVEKWN, from the coding sequence ACTATCATTCTTATCGCAATTCACATTCTTTCTCGCCAGGCGGCAGCCATCCGACTGAGAAACAAGACAGGAACCACTCTATATCCAACAATGGACGAAGAATCTTCTCCCCCAACTCTGCCTTTCCAATCTTCTGTGGCGTCTAGCTCGTCTGGCTCTGTACCCTCGCAAACAACCTATACAACAGCGGGGACTATCTACAACCCCAGCTCTTCTCAGCGGCTCCAGCCCCCTGCTCGCCGTGGCCGTTTGCTCAAGGCGACATCGGATTTTGATAACCTGAAATTCCCCAACTCCCCTCTTCCTAGACACCAGCCAGATGCGTTACATAGAGTCTACATGAGTGGAAATCTTGCCCAGACCCAGGCTCCCCCGGATCGACAAATCTCCTACGAGCCTCTGCAGCAGAACTATGATCGCGCTGTCAGCCCCGTGGGCACTCAGGATCAAGCGTCCAGAATGTCGTCGTCCATAAGCGTACAGTCGTCTGCTCCTATGTTTGACCTAAAGGGCAAAGGCATCGCGGCCGACGCGAGCAGCagtgatgacgaggacggcATCATAACCAGTGCCCTCATGAATATGACTGTCAAGTCTCTCCAGAACTTGGCCTCGTACCCGAATCCGAACCAAAAGAGCGCTCAGAAGGCGCTTCTTCGGGGGACAAAGCCAAGAGGTAACAGCACGTTGAGCGTACCATCCAGACTGGACACGCCTTCTACATATCGTAATACCAGCCCGATTGGAGGAAGCGTTCCCCTAGGTGAATATTTGCCGCCACATATGAGATCGCGGCTCCACGCTTTCTCGGATCCTGCCGTCTTTCGCTTCCCAAAGTCTCGGAAGAGTGCTCGAGTAACAATATCCGAAACCGCGGCAAATAGTGATTACAATAATACcatcgcatcatcatctcggcTTTCGACTCCATCTATCCATAGCGATAACTCGGATCTTCATCTTTCAACATCCATGAGCCTTGCTGCGAGCGCCGGCGCCCCTAAGCCATTGACTGCGGGCCCGCCTGGCCAACGTCAATATCGCCCTTCGACATTCGAATCGACATTCAAGGCGCTCAGCACCATGCCAACAGATTCTCAAGGTATCTTCGCCCAAGCCCGCGAAGATGATAACCATCTTTCCCTTGATTCTTTGTACAAATTCACTGAAACTCCAATGACTACTCAAGATTACATTGCACAAGATGAAGAGTTTATTCCATACTTCAGATCGTCGACGACAGAGGCTTTCGGGGCTATGCCAACTCCTATTCAAAATGAATTCGACAACGTTACAGAAGACTCAGTTCTCCCCAGAGAGACTCTGCAATATTATCCTGGCTATTCTGACTTTGAAGATTCTCCCGATGCGGATGAGCTGCAGTACCCTAGAGTGCCATCCAAGTGGACCTACCAAGCCAATGGtaatggcgatggagaggagTTATACTACTCCAATGCTCAAAGGGAGGCTTACTTCAACTCGATTGACCCTTACACTCCACAGGCCATATTTGATATTTGGTCTAATTACTACAATAGAGAACTCCGCGAGCCGACTGCTCCTATGTTTCCTCAGTGCATGGGACATCCAGCCTGCTTGACCGAAGCTGAAATACGGGAGCGAACTCGACAAACGCATATCAAATGGTACGCGGCAACTGGCTTGCTTGGAGATGCTTATCCACTGCCAAAGCCTATCGTGGAGCCCACCTATCCACCAAGGCCAAAGAATATTTATGGTGCCGTTGGCGATGGGCGCCCTTCGAAGGGAAGCTCTGCTTCTGGAGAAAGTGATGAGGCATTTGTAGAAAATATGCAGTTGCAGTCTAGTAAGGACCAGGTTAAAAGTGAACTCGCACTCTTGGACACAGTTCTAGGCCGAGCTAATTTGAACCCACGAAGAGGAAACAGGGTCGAGAAATGGAACTGA